TGTTCGGCGCGACCTACATGGTGCTGGCGCCGGAGCACCCGCTGGTCGACGAGATGACGGCGAAGCAGTGGCCGGAGGGCACCGACGAGCGCTGGACCCAGGGTGCGGCAACCCCGGCCGAGGCGATCGCGAACTACCGGCACGCTGCGTCGATGAAGTCCGAGCTCGACCGCCAGGACACCAGGGACAAGACCGGTGTGTTCACCGGCGCGTACGCGACGAACCCGGTCAACGGCGAACTGCTCCCGGTGTTCCTCGCCGACTACGTGCTGATGGGCTACGGCACCGGAGCGATCATGGCGGTGCCCGGTCAGGACCAGCGCGACTGGGACTTCGCGAGCGTGTTCGGGCTGCCGATCGTGCGCACGGTCGAGCCACCCCAGGACTTCGAGGGAGAGGCCTACACCGGGGACGGCCCGACGATCAACTCCTCCTCCCGGGACACCGGGCTGAGCCTGAACGGTCTCGGTGTCGAGGAGGCCAAGAAGGCGATCATTTCCTGGCTGGAGGAGCACGGCCACGGTTCGGGCAGTGTGCAGTACAAGCTGCGGGACTGGCTGTTCGCCCGCCAGCGTTACTGGGGTGAGCCCTTCCCCGTGGTCTACGACTCCGACGGCACTCCCCTGGGACTGCCGGAGGACCAACTGCCCGTGGTGCTGCCCGAGGTCGACGACTACTCGCCGCGTACCTTCGATCCGGAGGACGCGGCCAGCGAGCCGGAGCCACCGCTGTCGCGGGCCGACGACTGGGGCGCGGTCGAGCTGGATCTCGGTGACGGCCTGCAGCGGTACGACCGGGACAACAACGTCATGCCGCAGTGGGCGGGATCCTGCTGGTACCAGCTCCGCTACATCGATCCGGACAACGAGCGGCGATTCGTCGATCCGGACAACGAGCGGTATTGGATGGGACCGCGCCCGGAGCGGCACGGTGCCGACGATCCGGGCGGCCTGGATCTCTATGTCGGTGGTGTGGAGCACGCGGTACTGCACCTGCTGTACTCGCGGTTCTGGCACAAGGTGCTCTACGACCTCGGGCACGTCTCCTCGGAGGAGCCCTATCGGCGGCTGTACAACCAGGGGTACATCCAGGCTTATGCCTTCACGGACTCGCGTGGGGTGTACGTACCCGCCGAAGAGGTCGTCGAACAGGACGGGAAGTTCTTCCACGACGGCCAGGAGGTCACCCGCGAGTACGGGAAGATGGGCAAGAGCCTGAAGAACTCGGTCTCGCCGGACGAGATGGCCGACGCCTACGGGGCCGATACGCTGCGCCTGTACGAGATGGCGATGGGACCGTTGGATGCCTCGCGGCCGTGGGCGACCAAGGACGTCGTCGGCTCGCACCGGTTCCTGCAGCGGTTGTGGCGCAACGTCATCGACGAGCACACCGGGCAGCTGCGGGTTGTCGACGAGCAGCCCGATGTCGAGATACTGCGGGCGTTGCACAAGACGATCGCCGGTGTCCGGGAGGACTACGACGAGCTGCGGTTCAACACGGCCGTGGCCAAGTTGATCGAGTTGAACAACCGGGTCACCAAGGAATACTCCTCCTCGGCGGGGACACCGCGCGTGGTCGTGGAGTCGCTGGTGCTGATGGTCGCACCGTTGACGCCGCACCTGTCGGAGGAACTGTGGTCGCGGCTGGGGCACGAGGCAGGGCTCGCGCACGGGCCGTTCCCGGTGGCCGACGAGGAGTACCTGGTCGAGGACACTGTCGAGTATCCGATCCAGTTCAACGGCAAGGTGCGTTCGCGGGTCGTCGTGGCCGCATCGGCGGAGCAGGACGAGGTTCGTGAGGCTGCGTTGGCCGACGAGAAGATCGTGGCGGCTCTCGAGGGCGAGGAGCCGCGCAAGGTCATCGTCGTTCCCGGCCGCCTCGTCAACATCGTCGGCTGAGCTGGCGTGCCGGAGGGACGGGAATCACATGGCTAAGTTACTAGTCGGTAACTAGTCTGGTGAGGAGCGCCCCGAGGAGACGTTCTCGCGTTGGGCGCTGCCCGAGCTGGACTGGAGAGCCGATGGATATACCACCGATCCCGACAGGGTTCGACGCCGCGAAGCTCGGCGAGGTGCTGGACGGACGCTGGGCCGAGGTCCGAGCGCTGGTGCGCGACACCCTGCAGGACACGGAACTGCCACCCGGCAACGATCTGGACGTCGACAGCCATCGGGCATGGATCCTCGACCAGATGTACCGGCTGGCCGACAGCGGTATCACCCAGCTCGGTTTCCCGGCCGAGTACGGCGGCAAGGGCGACACCGGTGGCTCCGTGGTGTCGCTGGAAATGCTCGCCGGAAATCTCTCGCTGATGGTCAAGAGCGGTGTGCAGTGGGGCCTGTTCGGGGGTGCCGTGGTGGCTCTGGGTACCGAGCGGCATCACGACCGGTACCTCGAGCCGATCATGAGCATGGACCTGCCCGGCTGCTTCGCCATGACCGAGACCGGACACGGCTCGGACGTGCAGCACCTGCGCACCACGGCGACCTACGATCCCGGTACGGAGGAGTTCGTCGTCCACACGCCGCACGAGTCGGCGCGCAAGGACTACATCGGCAATGCCGCACAGCACGGCCGCATGGCCGTGGTGTTCGCGCAGCTGTACACAGCCGGGCGGGACCACCGGGTACAGGGCCACGGAGTGCACGCGCTGATGGTGCCGATCCGGGACGAGGACGGACATCCGCTGCCCGGCGTGCGAATCTCCGACTGTGGCCACAAGGCCGGACTCAATGGTGTGGACAACGGCCGCATCACCTTCGACCGGGTGCGGGTGCCGCGTGAGGCCCTGCTCAACCGCTACGGCGACGTCGAACCGGACGGGACCTACCGCAGCCCGATCGACGGAGAGAGCAAGCGGTTCTTCACCATGCTGGGCACGCTGATCCGGGGACGGATCTCCGTCGCCGGGACGGCGGGCAGCGCGACGAAGCTCGCGCTGGAGATCGCCCTGCGCTACGGCGACACGCGCAGGCAGTTCGAGAACCCGGGCACCGGCGACGAGACCCCTGTCCTCGACTACCTCGGTCACCAGCGGAAACTGCTGCCTGCGCTGGCGAAGACATTCGCTCTGCATTTTGCCCAGGAGGAGCTGGTCTCGACCCTGCACGATGTACACGGTTCCGATGGTCGGGACGAGCGCGCCCAGCGCGAGCTGGAGTCGCGGGCGGCCGGGCTCAAGGCGGTGTCCACCTGGCACGCCACGCAGACCATTCAGGCGTGCCGGGAAGCCTGCGGTGGTGCCGGCTACCTCTCGGAAAATCAGCTTCCGCAGCTCAAAGCCGATACCGACGTGTTCACCACCTTCGAGGGTGACAACACGATCCTGCTGCAGCTCGTCGCCAAGGGACTACTGACCCATTACAAGGATCAGTTCGACGATCTCGGTACCCTCGGGCTGGCGCGCTACGTCGCCGACCAGTTCTTCGGCACGGTCATCGAGCGGACCGCGGCACGGAAGCTGGTGCAGCGCTTGGTCGACGCCGCACCCGGCAGGGACGACGAGGACGTGATCTTCGACCGCGGTTGGCAGCTCAAGATGTTCGAGGACCGCGAGAAGCACGTCCTGGACGCCCTGGCGCGGCGCCTGCGCCGGGCCACCGGTGACGATGCGGACCCGTTCGAGGTGTTCAACAACGCGCAGGACCACGTGCTGCGCGCGGCGCGTGTGCACGTGGACCGTGTCGTGCTGGAAGCGTTCGTCGCAGGTATCGAGCGATGCGGCGAATCCACCCGCACAGAGGACCGATCCGTGGCGGCCGTGCTGGAGCGGCTGTGTGATCTGTACGTGCTCTCGAACATCGAGGCCGACCGCGGTTGGTTCCTCGAACACGAGCGGATCAGCAGTCGCCGATCCAAAGCCATCACCGAGGCGGTGAACACACTGTGCCGGCGGATCCGCCCGCACGCCGTCGATCTCGTGGAGGCATTCGGTATTCCGCGCCAGTGGCTGACGGCCCCGATCGCCACCGGTGCCGAAACCACACGCCAGGAAAACCAGCGGGTGCACGACCGTGGGTGAGCAGTCGGTCCCGGCTCCGTGACCACGATATTTCGGTGCGCACAGACGTCGGGAGGAGTCTGTCCCCCTGGTAGGTTCACGCATCCGTGAGACCTCCACGTGCACGACGAGCCGTGTTGACCGCAGGCCTGCTGGCGCTGATGGTCGGGGCGGGCACCGCAGGCACGGTGGTCACGTACTGGGACCAGCATGTCTCGATGCGTCCGTACAGCGGTGCCCGGCCGAGTTACCCGCAGGAGCTCCCGATGACGGAGTGGCCCTCGGAGACCGAGGTTCCCACCGCGACAACGTCCGCGTCACCAGCCACGCCGTCATCCGCATCGTCATCCGCGCCGCCTTCTCCGGTGATGCCTTCG
This Haloactinomyces albus DNA region includes the following protein-coding sequences:
- the leuS gene encoding leucine--tRNA ligase gives rise to the protein MSGAAEGSAHQGSEETPPFRYTAETAGEIERRWQQRWEELGTFHTPNPTGSLQGDTAGAEKLFVQDMFPYPSGSGLHVGHPLGFIGTDVYARFHRMLGRNVLHTMGFDAFGLPAEQYAMQTGTHPRTTTENNIERYLSQIRRLGLGHDERRRVATTDIDFYRWTQWIFLQIFHSWYDTEANGGRGRARPISELEKQFESGERTTPDGRPWAELTRSEQRAVLDTHRLVYLSEAPVNWCPGLGTVVANEEVTAEGLSERGNFPVFRRNLKQWMMRITSYADRLVDDLDRLEWPDKVKTMQRNWIGRSQGATVSFALDGSAGHVDVFTTRPDTLFGATYMVLAPEHPLVDEMTAKQWPEGTDERWTQGAATPAEAIANYRHAASMKSELDRQDTRDKTGVFTGAYATNPVNGELLPVFLADYVLMGYGTGAIMAVPGQDQRDWDFASVFGLPIVRTVEPPQDFEGEAYTGDGPTINSSSRDTGLSLNGLGVEEAKKAIISWLEEHGHGSGSVQYKLRDWLFARQRYWGEPFPVVYDSDGTPLGLPEDQLPVVLPEVDDYSPRTFDPEDAASEPEPPLSRADDWGAVELDLGDGLQRYDRDNNVMPQWAGSCWYQLRYIDPDNERRFVDPDNERYWMGPRPERHGADDPGGLDLYVGGVEHAVLHLLYSRFWHKVLYDLGHVSSEEPYRRLYNQGYIQAYAFTDSRGVYVPAEEVVEQDGKFFHDGQEVTREYGKMGKSLKNSVSPDEMADAYGADTLRLYEMAMGPLDASRPWATKDVVGSHRFLQRLWRNVIDEHTGQLRVVDEQPDVEILRALHKTIAGVREDYDELRFNTAVAKLIELNNRVTKEYSSSAGTPRVVVESLVLMVAPLTPHLSEELWSRLGHEAGLAHGPFPVADEEYLVEDTVEYPIQFNGKVRSRVVVAASAEQDEVREAALADEKIVAALEGEEPRKVIVVPGRLVNIVG
- a CDS encoding acyl-CoA dehydrogenase family protein, yielding MDIPPIPTGFDAAKLGEVLDGRWAEVRALVRDTLQDTELPPGNDLDVDSHRAWILDQMYRLADSGITQLGFPAEYGGKGDTGGSVVSLEMLAGNLSLMVKSGVQWGLFGGAVVALGTERHHDRYLEPIMSMDLPGCFAMTETGHGSDVQHLRTTATYDPGTEEFVVHTPHESARKDYIGNAAQHGRMAVVFAQLYTAGRDHRVQGHGVHALMVPIRDEDGHPLPGVRISDCGHKAGLNGVDNGRITFDRVRVPREALLNRYGDVEPDGTYRSPIDGESKRFFTMLGTLIRGRISVAGTAGSATKLALEIALRYGDTRRQFENPGTGDETPVLDYLGHQRKLLPALAKTFALHFAQEELVSTLHDVHGSDGRDERAQRELESRAAGLKAVSTWHATQTIQACREACGGAGYLSENQLPQLKADTDVFTTFEGDNTILLQLVAKGLLTHYKDQFDDLGTLGLARYVADQFFGTVIERTAARKLVQRLVDAAPGRDDEDVIFDRGWQLKMFEDREKHVLDALARRLRRATGDDADPFEVFNNAQDHVLRAARVHVDRVVLEAFVAGIERCGESTRTEDRSVAAVLERLCDLYVLSNIEADRGWFLEHERISSRRSKAITEAVNTLCRRIRPHAVDLVEAFGIPRQWLTAPIATGAETTRQENQRVHDRG